Below is a genomic region from Bacillus mycoides.
ATTCCCGAAAACAGCAAGCGCAAGCTGCTTATTAACAGAAGCGCCAAGCCCAGTTGCAGAAGCTCAGCTTGAAGAGCTAAGCTTAAAATTGAGCTTGAAAGAAGAGAAGTAAGAATAGAGTCTAGATGGTTATACTAACCCCATCTAGGCTTTTTTATAGAGGTTGTTTAAAAAGTCCGGTTTACATTATGTTTTCCTTGTTTGAAATATGTATTTTTAGGAATTCTATAACTTTTTCTATACAAATAGTCGGAAAAAGGCTAGAATACATGGTAGACCATTTTTGTAATAGGAGTGTAGAGCTGAATGTTACATCAATTTTCACGTAATGAATTAGCCTTTGGAAAAGAAGGCCTTGAAATATTAAAAAATAGTACAGTCGGTATTTTAGGTATTGGCGGCGTAGGATCATTTTCGGCAGAAGCGTTAGCACGTTCTGGCGTAGGACGTCTTGTATTAGTTGACAAAGATGTTGTAGATATTACAAACGTAAACCGTCAAATTCACGCGTTAGTATCTACTGTAGGACGTTCAAAAGTAGAATTAATGAAAGAGCGTATTGCAGATATTAATCCAGAGTGTGAAGTAATTGGACTAGAGATGTTTTATACAGATGAAACATATGAAGAGTTCTTTAAACACGGTTTAGATTTCGTAGTAGATGCATCTGATACGATTACGTTCAAAATTCATTTAATTAAACAATGTTTACGTCGTAAAATCAAAATTATCTCATGTATGGGTGCGGCAAATAAAATGGACCCAACTCGTTTCCGTATTGCGGACATTTCTAAAACACATACAGATCCAATTGCGAAAGTAATTCGTACGAAGCTTCGTAAAGATGGTATTAAAAAAGGTGTAAAAGTTGTCTTCTCTGACGAAAACCCAATCGTAATTCGTGAAGAAGTACGTAAAGAAATCGTACCAGACGAAAATGCAAAAATTCGTAAAGCGAAATTACCACCTTCTTCAAATGCGTTCGTACCATCTGTGGCTGGTTTAATTATGGCAAGTCACGTTGTACGTGAGCGTATTAAAAACGTAGAAGTGAAGCGTGTAGGGCAAGAATAAAAAGGAAGCATATATCGTTTAGGATATATGCTTTTTGTATGTTTTAAAGAAATGTCGATGTCGAATCGTTAATATAATTTCATTTACTGTGGTGCTTTTTCACTAAGGGAAAATAAACAGGGATGTCACTTAGTTGAAAAAGTGGCATCCCTGTTTTTAGTTTTCTGCAGAATATATAATATCTAAATTTCCATTTTGATCGGTTTTGAAAATCGGAGCAATTTGCTCTTCTTGTTCTTCGACCGAAACAAGTTTTCGAGCACGATCCATAATTCTAACAAGCATTGCATAATCTTCTTCGATTGCTTGTTGTTTTTTTGTGAGAACAGCTAATTTTGCTTCAAGTTCATTATTCATTTTTTGCAGGGAAGTGAGCTGATCTTGTAATACGTCATTTTCAGTTTGTAACTTTGCGAGTGAAGGGTTATTGTGCTCCAAGTTTTGCAAAAATGAGATGACATTTTGCATTGTAAGATCTTGTTTATTTGGGACAATATCTTCTGAAAACTCGGCATCGATTACGAGCTGCCGAGTTTGTGTGAACTGCTCTTTTTCTATTTTAGCTTCCGAACGCTTTAATTCTTTACGTTGTTTTTTTGCGATTTGCACCGCATCTTCATAATATGGTCTTACTTCAGCATTCCATCTAAAGCCACAAGCTGCTGAAGTTCGGTTTAATGTATCACCAACTTCATCGAATGCTTTTATTTGTGTACTTCCGCTGCGAATATGTCGTAAAACAGTTTCTGCTAAAAGGAGATCGTCTTCTTTTGTCCATGCATCTTGACGTGTTTTCATAAGCGAACCCTCCGTAATGGTGACGTTTTCGCTTATATTACCCTTTATTCTTCGTTTTATGCGAACTTTGTAATCTTTCATAAACAGTAGAAAGTACTTGTTCAAATTTTCCTGTCGTTTTCGGTTTATAATATTGCTTGTTTTTAATTTTATCAGGTAAGTATTGTTGTTGTACCCAACCGTTTGGGTGATCGTGTGGATATAAGTATCCGATGCCTCTTCCTAACGATTCGGCTCCTTTATAATGACTATCTTTTAAATGACTTGGAATATCGCCTGTTTGGCCATTACGTAAATCGTGTAGTGCGGCATCGAGTGCTTTATAGGCCGAGTTTGATTTCGGTGATAGACAAAGTTCAATAACAGCATTTGCAAGTGGTATGCGTGCCTCTGGGAAGCCGACCCGTTCAGCTGATTCAATCGCTGCAAGTGTACGTTGTCCAGCTTGTGGGCTAGCAAGTCCGATATCTTCATATGCCATAATAAGCAGACGTCTACCGATGCTTTGTAAGTCACCAGCTTCAATAAGACGTGCTAAATAATGAAGTGCGGCGTTCACATCACTTCCGCGTACTGATTTTTGAAAAGCAGATAAAACGTCATAGTGAGCATCGCCACCTTTGTCGTGAACGAAACTCTTTTTCTGTAAGCATTCTTCTGCGATTTCAAGTGTAATTTCCGCGGCTTTGTCGTCAGTTGTAAAGCTAGATAAAACAGCTAGTTCAAGTGCATTATAAGCTGAGCGCATATCTCCGCCTGACGCATTTGCAAAGTGATGTAATGCTTCATCCGTAACAGTTACATCATATTCCCCAAGCCCTTTTTCTTTATCTTCAAGCGCTCGTTTTAAGCCAATTAAAATATCATCTTCTGTTAATGCGTGTAATTCGAAGATTTGACAACGACTTCGAATAGCAGAATTAATAGCATGGAACGGATTGCTTGTCGTTGCACCAATTAAAGTAAGAAGTCCGCTTTCTAAATGGGGTAATAGAAAGTCTTGCTTCGCTTTATCTAGCCTATGAACTTCATCCAAAATTAAAACGAGGTGCCGATGCATCTTCGCTTCCTGTACGACAACTTCCATATCTTTTTTATTATGAGTAACAGCGTTTAAGAGGCGAAACAGGGTTCCAGTACTTCCTGCAATTGCGCTAGCGATTGATGTTTTTCCTGTGCCTGGAGGACCGTATAAAATCATTGATTGAAAATGATTTGCTTGGACCATACGCCATAAAATCTTGCCTTCACCAACTAAATGCTGTTGTCCGATAATTTCTTGAATATTTGTAGGGCGCATTCGATGTGCGAGTGGTTGTTTCATTTGACCCTCTCCCTTAATGTATAATCTCATTCTATCGTACCATTTTTTTTGATGAAATTTGAAATAGGATGCTGTTTTGTGGGGGGGATGAATATGAATATTCCTATTTTTCTTTCAATTGTAATAATTTCCGAGTTTTTCAATGTGATTTTATGTTATCATTTTGATACACAAGTTGAAATTTCTTATAATACTATATTATGCTATAATTTCATAGGATTTTAAATTGTGTTCTTTTATAAAGTGAAACTTTAATTAGTGGGGGTTTTGTTCATCCCCCACCTAACTTCTTTGCTCCAGCCGAATTTTGAGGTGGGAGTTTTACTGCCCGCAAATAGCGGGATAAATAAGATATAACCAATAGAAGTGAAAATTTGAAATGAGGTGCAAATAGATGAAGATTTCAACGAAAGGCCGCTACGGCTTAACAATTATGATCGACCTTGCAAAAAAGTTTGGTGAAGGCCCAATTTCATTAAAATCAATTGCACAGGCACATGACCTATCTGAGCATTACTTAGAGCAATTAATTTCACCACTTCGTAACGCTCGTCTTGTAAAGAGTACGCGTGGTGCATATGGCGGATATGTATTATCTGATCAGCCAGTCAACATTACAGCTGGAGATGTAATCCGTGTACTAGAGGGTCCAATTAGTGTTGTAGAAATGATAGAAGAAGAAGAACCAGCACAACGCCAATTATGGATGCGTGTTCGTGATGCAGTGCAAGAAGTATTAGATAGTACAACTTTAGAAGATTTAGTACGTTATGAGGAAGAAAATCACGGGGGCTATATGTTTTACATTTAATTCCTTGTGAAACGATTTGGAAAGAAGGAGATTTAATGGAACGCATTTACTTAGATCATGCTGCGACATCTCCGACTCACCCAGAAGTGGTCGAAAAGATGATTCCATATATGACAGAAACATTTGGAAACCCGTCTAGTATTCACTTTTATGGGCGTCAAACGCGCCATGCGGTAGATGAGGCGAGACGTGTGTGTGCACGTAGCATTCACGCGAGTCCAAATGAAATTATATTCACGAGCGGTGGTACAGAAGCTGATAATTTAGCACTTATAGGTGTAGCGCGTGCGAATCGTCATAAAGGTAACCACGTTATTACAACGCAAATTGAACATCATGCGATTTTGCATACGTGTGAATTGTTAGAGCGTGAAGGATTTGAAGTGACGTATTTACCTGTTGATGAAACAGGGCGTGTTCAAGTTTCTGACATACAAAAGGCACTAACGGAAGAGACGATTCTTGTATCTATTATGTTCGGGAATAATGAAGTAGGGACAATACAACCAATTGTGGAAATAGGTAAGCTGTTAAAAGAGCATCAAGCTTATTTCCACACAGATGCTGTACAAGCTTACGGTTTAATAGAAATAGATGTGAAAGAGTTTGGTATTGATTTATTATCGATTTCCGCTCACAAAATTAACGGCCCAAAAGGTGTAGGGTTCCTATATGCTGGTGCAAATGTGAAATTTGAACCGTTATTAATAGGCGGAGAGCAAGAAAGAAAACGTCGTGCTGGTACTGAAAATGTACCTAGTATTGTTGGACTTCAACATGCAGTTTCGCTAGCTGAAAAAACTCGTGAGCAAAAAAATGCCCAATATGAAGAGTTTAAAGATATAATGGTATCTGTCTTCAAAAATGAGGACATTCATTTCGAGGTAAACGGAGACTTGGAATATCGCTTACCACATGTGTTTAATATAAGTTTTACAGGAATGAATATTGAACCGTTTCTTGTAAACCTAGACTTAGCTGGTATTGCAGTATCAAGTGGTTCTGCTTGTACAGCTGGTTCGATTGATCCATCACATGTATTAGTGGCGATGTTCGGAAAAGACTCCGATCAAATACGTTCATCCGTACGCTTTAGTTTCGGACTTGGAAATACGAAAGAGCAAATTGAAAAAGCGGCGTACGAAACAGTGAAAATCGTGAAGCGATTAACACAAAATTAGCATGGGAGGTGACATGATGAACAAACTACCTCAAGAAACACGCGTTGTCATCGGGATGTCCGGTGGCGTCGATTCATCTGTAGCAGCTCTTTTATTAAAAGAGCAGGGTTATGATGTAATCGGAATTTTTATGAAAAACTGGGATGATACAGATGCAAATGGTGTCTGCACAGCAACAGAAGATTACAATGATGTAATTGAAGTGTGTAACCAAATCGGCATTCCGTATTATGCAGTAAACTTTGAAAAACAATACTGGGATAAAGTATTCACGTACTTTTTAGATGAGTACCGAGCTGGTCGTACACCAAACCCAGATGTAATGTGTAACAAAGAAATTAAATTTAAAGCATTTTTAGAGCATGCAATTGCACTTGGTGCTGATTATGTAGCAACAGGTCATTATGCACGCGTTGCTTATATGGACGGCGAATATAAAATGCTTCGCGGCGTTGATGACAATAAAGATCAAACATATTTCTTAAATCAATTAAGCCAAGAGCAACTATCAAAAACAATGTTCCCATTAGGTGAATTAAAGAAACCACAAATTCGCGAAATGGCGACAGAAGCTGGTTTAGCGACAGCGGCGAAGAAAGATAGTACTGGTATTTGCTTCATCGGTGAGCGTAACTTTAAAGATTTCTTAAGTAACTATTTACCGGCGCAACCAGGTGTGATGCAAACATTATCTGGTGAAGTGAAAGGGAAACATGATGGTTTAATGTATTATACAATTGGACAACGTCATGGCCTTGGTATTGGTGGTAATGGTGATCCGTGGTTTGCTGTGGGGAAAAACTTGAAAGAAAACATTTTATATGTTGATCAAGGATTCCATAACGAACTTCTATATGGTGATGAAGTTATTGCTACGAATGTAGGCTGGGTAAGTAATAAAGCGAAGGAAAAAGAATTTACGTGTACAGCGAAATTCCGTTATCGTCAAGCAGACAATAAAGTAACGGTTCAAATCGTTGATGAAAATACAGTTCGTATTCTTTGTGATGAGCCAATTCGTGCGATTACGCCAGGCCAAGCAGTTGTTTTCTATGATGGAGATGAGTGCTTAGGCGGCGCTACAATTGATGAAGTATATCATAGTGGTAAGAAATTAGATTATTTAGGATAACACGAGAAGCCTCTGCCGATTAGCGGTTAGAGGTTTCTTTTACATAAAGCGAATTTTTGTTCGCTTGGAAAATACATTCTTTGTTATAATTTGTTGTAGAGGTGAAGGATATGTCAAACAAACTTGAAACAGGTATTAAATATATGCAAGAAGGAAACTGGGAAGAAGCAGCTGAAAATTTCACAGAAGCAATCGAAGAAAATCCGAAAGATGCGCTTGGATACATTAACTTTGCGAATTTATTAGATGTATTAGGTGATAGTGAGCGAGCAATTTTATTTTATAAACGTGCATTAGAATTAGATGGTAAATCTGCGGCTGCTTATTATGGCTTAGGAAACGTATATTACGGTCAAGAGCAATTTGCAGAGGCGAAGGCTGTATTTGAACAAGCGATGCAAGTGGGATTACAATCAGCTGACGTAACATTTATGTTAGGTATCACACATGTGCAACTTGGAAATGATCGTCTTGCACTTCCATTTTTACAAAGAGCGACGGAATTAGATGAAGGCGATGTAGAAGCTGTTTTCCAATGCGGACTTTGCTTCGCACGACTAGAACATATTCAAGAGGCAAAACCTTATTTTGAAAAGGTGTTAGAAATGGATGAAGAGCATGCAGATGCGTATTATAATTTAGGTGTTGCGTACGTATTCGAGGAGAATAACGAGAAAGCTCTTACTTTATTTAAGAAAGCGACTGAAATTCAAGCAGACCACTTTTTAGCTGGTAATGGTATTCGTTTATTAGAGCAAGAAGCTGAATAAAGTGAAATTATAGTTTAATGCGCAGTTACCCCTCATCTAAAGATTGTGAAAGAGGTGGGGGATGTACTGCTCATTAAAGTGAAAAGAACTCGGAAAGGAGAGGAAATATGGGAAATCAACATGCAATGGATTTGTTTGAGGAAGAAAAAAAATTTATAAAAGCGCAAGTTCTTCATACCATTTTCCACAACGAAGAAAACCTCTATTCCGTTGTCAGTATGAAAGTCATTGAAACGAATGAAACATACGACGAAAAAAAAGTAATGATAAACGGTCATTTTCCCCGTATGCATGAAGATGAAGTGTTTACATTAACAGGTCATTTTAAAGACCACCCAAAGTATGGAAAACAATATTTAGTTGAAACGTTTAAAAAAGAATTG
It encodes:
- a CDS encoding tRNA threonylcarbamoyladenosine dehydratase → MLHQFSRNELAFGKEGLEILKNSTVGILGIGGVGSFSAEALARSGVGRLVLVDKDVVDITNVNRQIHALVSTVGRSKVELMKERIADINPECEVIGLEMFYTDETYEEFFKHGLDFVVDASDTITFKIHLIKQCLRRKIKIISCMGAANKMDPTRFRIADISKTHTDPIAKVIRTKLRKDGIKKGVKVVFSDENPIVIREEVRKEIVPDENAKIRKAKLPPSSNAFVPSVAGLIMASHVVRERIKNVEVKRVGQE
- a CDS encoding replication-associated recombination protein A, whose amino-acid sequence is MKQPLAHRMRPTNIQEIIGQQHLVGEGKILWRMVQANHFQSMILYGPPGTGKTSIASAIAGSTGTLFRLLNAVTHNKKDMEVVVQEAKMHRHLVLILDEVHRLDKAKQDFLLPHLESGLLTLIGATTSNPFHAINSAIRSRCQIFELHALTEDDILIGLKRALEDKEKGLGEYDVTVTDEALHHFANASGGDMRSAYNALELAVLSSFTTDDKAAEITLEIAEECLQKKSFVHDKGGDAHYDVLSAFQKSVRGSDVNAALHYLARLIEAGDLQSIGRRLLIMAYEDIGLASPQAGQRTLAAIESAERVGFPEARIPLANAVIELCLSPKSNSAYKALDAALHDLRNGQTGDIPSHLKDSHYKGAESLGRGIGYLYPHDHPNGWVQQQYLPDKIKNKQYYKPKTTGKFEQVLSTVYERLQSSHKTKNKG
- a CDS encoding RsfA family transcriptional regulator; translation: MKTRQDAWTKEDDLLLAETVLRHIRSGSTQIKAFDEVGDTLNRTSAACGFRWNAEVRPYYEDAVQIAKKQRKELKRSEAKIEKEQFTQTRQLVIDAEFSEDIVPNKQDLTMQNVISFLQNLEHNNPSLAKLQTENDVLQDQLTSLQKMNNELEAKLAVLTKKQQAIEEDYAMLVRIMDRARKLVSVEEQEEQIAPIFKTDQNGNLDIIYSAEN
- a CDS encoding tetratricopeptide repeat protein, producing MSNKLETGIKYMQEGNWEEAAENFTEAIEENPKDALGYINFANLLDVLGDSERAILFYKRALELDGKSAAAYYGLGNVYYGQEQFAEAKAVFEQAMQVGLQSADVTFMLGITHVQLGNDRLALPFLQRATELDEGDVEAVFQCGLCFARLEHIQEAKPYFEKVLEMDEEHADAYYNLGVAYVFEENNEKALTLFKKATEIQADHFLAGNGIRLLEQEAE
- a CDS encoding cysteine desulfurase family protein, encoding MERIYLDHAATSPTHPEVVEKMIPYMTETFGNPSSIHFYGRQTRHAVDEARRVCARSIHASPNEIIFTSGGTEADNLALIGVARANRHKGNHVITTQIEHHAILHTCELLEREGFEVTYLPVDETGRVQVSDIQKALTEETILVSIMFGNNEVGTIQPIVEIGKLLKEHQAYFHTDAVQAYGLIEIDVKEFGIDLLSISAHKINGPKGVGFLYAGANVKFEPLLIGGEQERKRRAGTENVPSIVGLQHAVSLAEKTREQKNAQYEEFKDIMVSVFKNEDIHFEVNGDLEYRLPHVFNISFTGMNIEPFLVNLDLAGIAVSSGSACTAGSIDPSHVLVAMFGKDSDQIRSSVRFSFGLGNTKEQIEKAAYETVKIVKRLTQN
- the cymR gene encoding cysteine metabolism transcriptional regulator CymR, yielding MKISTKGRYGLTIMIDLAKKFGEGPISLKSIAQAHDLSEHYLEQLISPLRNARLVKSTRGAYGGYVLSDQPVNITAGDVIRVLEGPISVVEMIEEEEPAQRQLWMRVRDAVQEVLDSTTLEDLVRYEEENHGGYMFYI
- the mnmA gene encoding tRNA 2-thiouridine(34) synthase MnmA; amino-acid sequence: MNKLPQETRVVIGMSGGVDSSVAALLLKEQGYDVIGIFMKNWDDTDANGVCTATEDYNDVIEVCNQIGIPYYAVNFEKQYWDKVFTYFLDEYRAGRTPNPDVMCNKEIKFKAFLEHAIALGADYVATGHYARVAYMDGEYKMLRGVDDNKDQTYFLNQLSQEQLSKTMFPLGELKKPQIREMATEAGLATAAKKDSTGICFIGERNFKDFLSNYLPAQPGVMQTLSGEVKGKHDGLMYYTIGQRHGLGIGGNGDPWFAVGKNLKENILYVDQGFHNELLYGDEVIATNVGWVSNKAKEKEFTCTAKFRYRQADNKVTVQIVDENTVRILCDEPIRAITPGQAVVFYDGDECLGGATIDEVYHSGKKLDYLG